The proteins below come from a single Molothrus ater isolate BHLD 08-10-18 breed brown headed cowbird chromosome 3, BPBGC_Mater_1.1, whole genome shotgun sequence genomic window:
- the CYS1 gene encoding cystin-1 yields MGSGSSRRRGPAGRAGQSRDPPGTAPADGEGAAAPPGPGRRAPAAGGSAEPRAGGSGAEAAGGGGGAPLQQAALSTRSPPSPENNNLDQQCPEGSKKPLGQPTILYDYSEEELMASIEREYCR; encoded by the exons AtgggcagcggcagcagccggCGGCGGGGGCCCGCGGGCAGAGCGGGGCAGAGCCGGGACCCGCCGGGGACGGCGCCGGCCGACGGCGAGGGGGCGGCGGcaccgcccggccccggccgccgAGCCCCGGCTGCCGGAGGCAGCGCCGAGCCCCgggccggcggcagcggcgcggaggcggcgggaggcggcggcggggccccgCTCCAGCAGGCG GCTTTGTCAACCAGAAGCCCACCAAGCCCAGAGAACAACAACCTTGACCAGCA GTGCCCAGAAGGCAGCAAGAAGCCATTGGGGCAGCCCACGATTCTGTATGATTACTCGGAGGAGGAGCTGATGGCCAGCATCGAGCGGGAGTACTGCCGCTGA